AAGTACCGCCCTAAAGCGACCTCATCTGCTTCTGACttcttaattttatttattttaaataaaaacaataaaaacaaCAAACATCTAGTTTAAAAactcaaataaataaaagaataaaagaaaaatgagtagGAAGGGAAAGAAATTAGTTTTCAATTTATAGCCGAGAGCTAGAATGTAGGTTCCCCTCAGCTCGGGTTGTTTTGGAATCGAGCAACTCCAATTTGTTGCTCCTCTGTGCCACCAAAATAGTGCTTCAATTGTTGAGCATTGACTGTGAGCGGCTCATTCCTCCCATTGCTCAAAGTCATGGCTCCCGAGGGGAACACCTTGGTAATCATGTATGGGCCATTCCACCTTGATTTTAGTTTGCCAGGAAACAGACGCAACTTGGAGTTGTACTGTATGGTCCAAAATTAATACGACGTAATTCAACTGTATGCAAATATAAGgaatatgaaaaataattaatcaaacGATTGTAATGGCATAAAATAATTGTGACATGCATGATTTCATGTTAAATAGGATTTTACTGTCATCATGCATTAAAATGTGTTTTTATGGAATATTCGAGTAGCggtcgaggaacggagaccgagatatgaaaaattttaaaaaaaaatttattaaataattgtttttaattatttaaaatatgatttatgctttttcataattttgaaaatagggttttgaggtgattttatacgccgggacgtaaattttatcggtgtggGTTTTTCAACACAAATGCAAACGTTTAGGTAACCTgactattaaattcacaaacttatttaattttttttaatattttaattaagcactaatgggcctaattaacccCTTTAAAGGGCCTAAGCCTTGTTAGTAGattaattaagtatttaaaGTACAATTTCACCCCATTAAACCCTACAACCCACGCCCCACACACCCCATCAGATTTTAAAATCCCTCCCTAAGCACACACACGCACATACGAATAATTCAGCAAGGTGAGGCCACGGTTTCTTAAGGGTTTCAGCCTAGGGTTTTCTTTACCACTTTTCTTCGTATCGCCATCAAATATTCGTGCACCGCAATTGAatattcgtgcgtttaaaatgAAAAGGCACGACATACATCTCTTTTTCTTGTCTATCACAtcgtattattattttgaattatgtttGTATGAAGCATGACGTTCTTATGAATATGTTCAAAATATTGCATATACATGTGGTAAACTTATGATTTTATGTTCCAAAAACATGCTTAATATGTTCTTATGGGGCTGCCATGTTGAGGGTATGAAAAAGGGTTGTTTTACACGAGTTCAAGGGGTCCTAGGATGCACAATCATCGCTGCACATGAAAAAGTTAAAAGCTGGAACCACTTTGCTGTCATAGGGATGAAGGGGTTCAGTTTTGGTATAAGGCTTGGCATGACATGGCACGGCTGGGACCAGGGCTAGCCAAGGTCATGTACAAGTCATGgagagagtcctagccatgctaggacatTGAGTCAAGGGATGGGGAactaggactcctacccgagaagGGACGTGCTGCACGCCATTGGTGCTGCAGCACGcattgtaatgacccgaattcttattttgaatgaagtattaattaagacataattaatgagttgttaattaagtattattaaggaattgataattcgggattaagctgttggtatccaccgaattttaaatggataaccctacctacttcggattacattatcttGAGAAATCCAattagaccaatgagattctgacatgtggcagataaaattggtttggattttcggaaatagtccggatgcagcctataaatgaaAGCCGATTCTTTTttttccttcaccgcattcttcagagagagttctagttgtaccttaggttttctagccagtttctagggcactttggtgtcgggaaatttcggagctagtatcgactcgagaaggggtcggtgaactgagatcgagacatcatcagtgGGCTGACGACGGATGAAGGTATAATCccaaatccttagatagtgatgtaaggatcattagggagatctttgtagcatgtttgatctggtttgttagtgatttctttatgttggtattgtttaggttcagagctttctgtcaaaTTGTTTAGTGAGGTACTTGATGTACTGACTAAGATATCGAAGCgcagtatacacacttatatgctgcatatttatctgttgcatgatacatgttttactgctttggcatattatgtatgacatatcatgttgagcctgatatcttttgagatatacctcgtttgttggggtcgctcagccctattctgtattgtggatgatggggcatcgagagctacagtgtctgacgggacccgcgggctctgatgacctggacattgcaggtccacgtcttgatgatgagtgtgggagccgaaacatgcctagggcagatcagagactacacactcaggcgcctctagactgagcatgagattcttgacttgatccttgatatccgagcatatttcatttcgcatgcatcatatcagtttgtatactcgtacattctcgtattgggcgattgtcgctcacgtccttatTTTCATCTTGGTCACCCCATTCCATGggacaggtcttaggttggacggttcggacgaccagggcagtggctagagcagttgggttttcggtggtgaccTAGTGGAGGTTTTCTGAGTTTTATCGTTTTCTCATTCAGGGTTATGttttgtatttgttatggttgtattaatgtttaagactgctgttatttttttgttttcaattgggttgtaagatgattaagtatttggtttccgctatttaattgttggtattaagtttaatgttgcatgtttattagtctgttagTAGTGGCTCAGGTAAGGGCGCTACAAGCATGGGCTtaggggctcggccagggggctcGTGTGGGCTAGGTCAAGGGGTTAGTGTCGTGTTAGGGTGCTTGAGGGGCTGGTTCAAGGGTTGGCTTGAGGGCTAGGTCCTAGGCGCAAGTTTGAGATGTCTATGCCAAGAAGGACTCTCGGCTATAGCTTGCACTTGGAGTGTGGCTTTGATTTCGAGCTAGGGGTCAAGAAGGTTGGGTCttagggtccagtagggtcAATGGGAGGTGTGGCTCGAGGTTGGATCACGATGGTTCGAGCATGGTTCGATGAAAAGTCAAGTTGGCACGAAGGTGGCTTGAACCTTAGGTCTAGGTTTTTTTAACTTGGAAAATAAATCGAAACaaggctcacgggggtcgagtttTGGTTCACGAgggataaaatattataaaagtctaagttttaaatttagaaattttatattaaagtttgaaattatttgggattaaaacgcattaaaaatgaataaataaagaTAAATTAAAAAGTCTAGTATTTCAGCTAAATAAAATCTTgggaaatttaatttaagcttaaataattatttgggacatgttagagtcaatgaaattaagaaaaagtaaaATTCGAGGAATTTTATATCTAGGgataaaacggtaattttacacccaaaaattagtaaacgtcatggcagtgtcctgaatgcctttttatatgctaatatgattatttcaaatgtttttgaattttatacGTTAAATTAtggtttttaaatatttatggaattttatgattatttatggaatttttgatgaaatgataaaattaaaagatatgttgcatccttaattttaaaagaaaatgatattaaatgcattatttttatgAAGTGATGAAAATCTGAAATACTGGAggaggtgaagtaattgtgaatATTGAGGATacgaatgggaatatcgtgaatGAAAAGACCTAGagagagcccatttatgggagaaggcccagagggagcctGACGATTGTATTTCCATtcgatgaggataggccaaggctcagttgacaaatgagagtgtcgctgatgtccccgccgtcagtactgtggttacatgtagatggatccatcgactttatGAGGAAAAAGAAAGTCGCAATTAacaatctgaattcaataaaaaaggaaaaatgtatATGCTCATGAtgaaataatatatgatatgaaatgatgaaaaagaaaaatgttgaggtttaagttatgcatgtcatgaaaatgttatttttacataaaagtattttcattgttgcttgtggatttatacgtattatttgttatcaagattatggtttgttgagtttttagactcactaggtgtgatggttGAAGATGATTATGATGTTAATGTTACTGgtggtcttgatggttgacctgACTAGACTGAAGATGCACATAATCCGATGACCAGTGCTTCTAATTTTCCGCacttatgatttaaatttatgatttacgttaaagatttttaagaatatttaCTTATActttttgagtggtttttgagaggatgatTCTTCTAGCAAACTTTGAAAAGTTTATTTTTatgtttggtaaaacgtttaacgatttcatgttttgactatttcttttgaatttcaaatactagttggttttttattttaaaaattagtgcaaaaatattttacgtGTATATGTTGATTACCTGCATGATTACATTAATAATATGTTTACGTTACATGTTTACTAGCTTTTTGAGTATGTATGCTTTTAATGTTTAAAATTGCTAAAATGAATAAGGATATGTTGCATGATTagaaaacttagatttaaatacatgttggttacgttagaatttggaaaacattCAAATATAAGGCCTCCTAGACGCGCACCTCTTTATAGTCAGAGAGAGACCATCGAGATTCAGAATGTTAAAGCACCCCCGCCTCCTAATAGGGATGCTACTACTCGTGCCTTAGAGGGATGGCTCGTTTCTTCGAGCAGCAGTTACAGCAAGCACCTAGGCCACAACATGACATGTATGATCAATTCTggaggctagggccgaaggaattttctggcaccaccgatCCCTTTGCTGCTGATACTTGGATTCGTGCACTCGAGGTACACTTTTGTTATCTGAATATGGGGGATGCTGATCATGTGAGGTGTGCCACTTACCTGTTTAGGGATGatgcttctttatggtgggaaggagccaaGCATGGTGTTGACATTGCTACTTTTACTTGGGCTCGATTTAAGGATATATTCTACGAGAAGTATTTTACTGCCGATGTTAAAGGGCGActgaagagagagtttatgagcctctgtcagggAGACTCGAATGTTTCTGagtttgtgaagaaatttgatagaggctgtcactttgtaccccttattgTGAGGGATGCTGCGGAGAAGCTGAgacatttcatggatggcctaTGACCCACCATACGAAATAATGTTATGATGATGCGTTCTTTGGATTATGCCGCTGCTACTACTTATGCATTCCAGTCTGAGCTATCTTTGAGGGACATTGAGTTTGAGATGCAGCGCAAGAGGCAAAAACTCTAAAATAATAATCAGCCAAACAAGAAGTCATATACGggtcctcctagacctcaagggcctcaaaagcctCAAGGTAAAGTCAAGAAACAAGCACCACAAAGGCCACAAAATCATGGGGTACAAAAGCCTGCCGAGAGACAACCATGCAACGACTGCAATCGCTTGTATCTTGGCAAATGTGAATTGGGGACATTCAAAAGTTTCTTTTGCAAGGATGATGGGCACAAGGCTAGCTGCTGATTGCCCGAAGAGAAAAGCATATACTGTGGGACGAGCTTTTGTCATGCATACAGAAGAAACTGAAGAGGAGCCAGAAACAACTCTTATTACcggtaacctagtcatttaacatttttatattgcttattattgcatgaaatgATAATTTGGTTATTAGAATTGAATTGGGAACAAGAATTAACCTAGTgaaaattaggttgcatgtttTACCTTAGTTGGATTTAAGTCATGATTTTAGAAACCCTAAAAATTGATATTAAATTTTGTGCCTTATTATATGTAAAGGATctattaataaaaattttatggccaaaatttaagaaaaatcataaattaagGGTGGATATGGATTTCGAAATTCTTGAAGGGTTTAAGTTCAATGTTCGAGGCTCAAGGGACTAAATTGTAAATGCCAAAAAGTTTAAGGACTTAAATGCAATTAACCTAAAGACGGGGACTAGTATGCAATTTACAAATTCCTAAGGATCAaaatgaaattttcgaaatttaagggactaaaatgaaatatttcgaaaatataagggtaaaattgtaaatattattaaatttggggactaaaatgcaaatttcgaaaaatGGAATGGCTAAAATAcaaattttcaagaaatgcTTAAGTTCAACGCGTAATCTTCACCTAAATTTGGGAGAATAATGATATAAATTTTCTTTAAGCTTCAACatgaaaagatttaaaagactTTTTCGCCGTAGGGAGGATTATCATTCAAGGTGTAGCAACCTATGTACTGCTAGATTCgggagctacacattctttcATCTTTGAAACTTTCATCAAAAGATTATCCCTGAAaatatgggtttgggtttcaaagtttctatAACTTCCGATGAACTTATGCTCACGTCTAAAATTgtcaagaatctggagcttcgtttgaTCAAAGATGCggttcgggcagatcttattgAACTTCCTATGCCTGAATTTGATATCatacttgggatggattggttatcagcgaatggagcttcgattgattttcgtcagcgatcagtgtctattcgaccgcctagtggtaaatcttttgtctttgagacggcgagaaacaagcaaatgccgcacattatctcttgtctgTGTGCGAGGAAACTTATTAGACGTGGATGTCAACCTTTTCTAGCATGTATCACTACCGCACATTCTCCTATCTTTCAAAAACTGGAGGATGTTGAGATTGTCAGAAACTTTCCTAGTGTCTTTCCCGAAGACGTTTACGGCATTCCACCTGATCGTGAGgcggaattttctattgagttaATGCCGGtcactgttcctatatctaaaGCACCTTATCATCTAGCACTCGTGGAAATGAAAGAGTTAAAATATCAAATCCAAGAActgctagacaagggttttattcgccctagttatTCTCCATGGGACAGaccggtattatttgtgaagaagaaagatgttAGTATGCGTCTCTGCATTGATTATGGAGAGCTTAATAGGgtcactatcaagaataaatattcactgccaagaattgaatatttatttgatcagttacaaggAGCATCGATCgatattttctaaaattgatcttcgttctgggtaccATCAATTAAAAGTAAAAGAGTATGATATTCACAAGACAACATTTCTTACTTGATAGGGGCACTACGAGTTATGGTCATGTCATTTGGGTTGACCAACacaccagcgatcttcatggatctcatgagtcgcatatttcagccgtatctggatcagtttgttaaagtcttcattgatgatatattaatatattcCAAGATTAGGGAGGAGCATAGTCGTCCTTTGAGGACAGCACTGCAAGATAGAAAGTTatatgcaaagttcatcaagtgtgagttttggctcgatagagtggcattcttaggccacattattTCTAGCGATGGCGTCAaagttgatccaagtaaagttgaggcagtgaaagagtggccagtaccgaagagtgttaccgagattcgcagtttcttgggactagctagCTATTATCGCaaatttattcagggattctcatcTATTTAGTACCTTTGACATCCTTGAGAAAGAATAATGCAAAGTTTGTATGGGGATCCGAGTGCCAAGATAGTTTTGATAAATTGAAGAGAGCTTTGATATCAGCACCAGTGTTTTTTATGCCATCGGAAAAAGGAGGGTATGTTCTTTATATCGACACTTCTAAACTTGGTTTGGGTGCAGTTCTAATGTAAAATGACCGAGTTATAGCCATGcgtcaataaatttaaaaattcatgagaaaaacttccctactcatgatcttgagctggCAGCCGTAGTTTTTtaattgaagatttggagacattacttatatgggGAGAAGTGAAAAATATTCACCGaacataaaagtttgaaatacttcttcacccaaaaagagTTGAGCATGAGACATCGTAGATTGCTTGAGTTAGTGAAGgactacgattgtgacattaATTACTATCTggggaaagctaatgtagtggcagacGCATTGAGTAGAAAAGCAGCCATTATCACTCATCTATCACTTCAAAGACTGTTGCAGTCCAAGATATAGTGGTTTGAGCTTACAGTTTATGCGATGGGCGATAGCGGATCGTCTTatgaaatcagcgcattttctacctacTAGGACGACCTTCACCGTGATTCAATATGCATAgttatatattcgagagatagttcgtCTACATAAGCCGACAAAAGAGTCATGCTGACAAGAGACGAAGAGACTTATAGTTTGCAGTGGGAGATCATGTGTTTGTGAAAATAgaacctatgaagggtgtcatgcgatttggtaagaaaggaaagcttagtccaatatttataggtctatttgagattttggagatGATTGGGACCtctagcttatagagtggcattgccaccGATGCTTTttggagttcacaatgtgttccatatttcgatgctgcgaaagtacatgtcgaatccatCACATGTGCTAAACTATGAACCTCTACAATTGACTCTAAATATGACATATGAagaaagacctgtccaaatctTGGCGAGGCAAGAAAGAAGAATGCGTAACAAattcattccaatggtcaatgtcaagtggctgaatcactcggaagatGAAGCTACTTCAGAAAACCAGAGGGATTTGAGGAGTCTCTATCCAGAGCTATTCGGTatgttctaatttcgaggacgaaatttttttaagggggggaggaattgtaaggtccgaaattaagacgacgtaactcaactgcatgcaaatctaaggaatatgaaaaataattaatcaaacaaTTGTAATGGCATAAAATAATTGTGAcatgcatgattttatgttaAATAGGATTTTACTGTcataatgaattaaaatacatttttaagGATTATCCGAGTTGCAACGagaaacggagaccgatggctcaaaaatgtaaaaatatttttattaaataattgtttttaattatttaaaatatgattgatgatttttcatgttttttaaaataaggggttttgaggtgatttatatgccgggacgtaaattttatcagtgtgggtttttcaacaaaaatgcaaACGTTTAGACaatccggctaataaattcacaaacttatttaaacaaaattatttttaatattttaattaagaactaatgggcctaattaacccCCTTAATGGGCCTATGCATTGTTAGTAGattaattaagtatttaaaGTACAATTTCACCCCTTTAAACCCCAAAACCCACGCCCCACACACCCCATCAGATTTTAAAATCCCTCCCCAagcacacacacgcacacacgaaTAATTCAGCAACGTGAGGCCACGGTTTCTTAAGGATTTCAGCCTAGGTTTTTCTTTACCACCATTCTTCGCATCGCCATCGAatattcgtgcgtttaaaatgAAAAGGCAAGACATACATCTCCTTCTCTTCTATCACAtcgtattattattttgaattacGTTTGTATGAAAAGCATGGCGTTCTTATGAATATGTTTGAAATATTGCATATACATGTGGTAAACATATGATTTTATGTTCCAAAAACATGTTTAATATGTTCTTATGGGGCTGCCATGATGAGGGTATAAACAAGGGTGGTTTTACACGAGTTCAAGGGGTCCTAGGATGCACAATCATCGCTGCACATGAAAACATTACAAGCTGGAACCACTTTGCTGTCATAGGGATGAAGGGGTTTGGTTTTGGTATAAGGATTGGCATGGCAAGGAACGGCTGGGACCAGGGCTAGCCAAGGTCTTGTACGAGTCAAGgagagagtcctagccatgctaggacatCGAGTCTAGGGctggggaaggagtcctagctcgctaggactcccacccgagaaggGACGTGCTGCGCGCCATTGATGCAGCAGCACGCATGGGCTAAGGGGCTTGGCCAGGGGGCTCGGGCAGGGCTAGGTCAAGGGGTTAGGGTCGTGTTAGGGTGCTTGAGGGTCTTGTTCAAGGCCTGGCTTGAGGGCTAGCTAGGTCCTAGGTGCAAGTTTCAGCTGTCGATGCCAAGAAGGACTCTCGGCCGCAGCTTGCACTTGGAGTGTGGCTTCGGTTTCGAGCTAGGGGTCAAGAAGGTTGGGTCTTAGGGTCCATTAGGGTCTATGGGAGGTGTGGCTTGAGGTTGTCTCACGATGGTTCGAGCATGGTTCGATGAAAAGTCAAGTTGGCACGAAGGTGGCTTGAACCGTAGGTCTAGGTTTTTTTAACTTGGAAAATAAATCGAAACACGGCTCAtgggggtcgagtcatggttcacgaaggaaaaataatataaaaagtctaagttttaaatttaggaattttatattagagtttgaaattattcgggattaaaatgcattaaaaacaaataattaaagataaataataaattctagtatttaagctaaataaaatctTGGGAAATTTAATATAAGCGtatataattatttgggacattttagagtcaatgaaattaataaaaagtcAAATTCAAGGAATTTTACGTCTATgtgtaaaacggtaattttacacccgaAAATTAGTAAACATCATGGCAGTGCCGTGAACTTTGTTTTATATGgtaatatgattatttcaaatgtttatgaattttatacATTAAATTATGGTTTTTAAATGCTTATGGAATGCTAtgattatttatgaaattttttatgaAACGATAAAGTTAAAAGATATGTCTTGTCTTTAAAAGAAAAGGATATTAAAtgtatgattttataaagtgatgaaaaagtGAAATACTGTAggaggtgaagtaattgtgattaTTGAGGATATGAGGATATGAATGAGGATAtcatgagggaaaaggccccagagggagcccgaagattgtatttctattcgatgaggataggccaaggctcagttgacaggtgagagtgtcgctgatatccccaccgcccagtactgtggttacttTTAGATAGATCAATCGACTTTATGAGGAAAAAGAAAGTCATAATTAACGAtctaaattcaataaaaaaagaaaaatatatatgcTCATGATGAAAGAATATATAATATGAAATGATGAAAAGGACAAATGTGAGTTTTAAGTTATGtatgcaattaaaattttatttttacgtaaaagtattttcactgttgcttgtgattttatacgtattatttgttatcaagaatatggtgtgttgagtctttagactcactaagtgtgatggttgcaggtgattatgatgttAATGTTACTGggggtcttgatggttgacctgACTAGACTGAAGGTtcacataacccgaggatcaGCGCTTCTACCTCTCCACACTTATGATTTAAGTTCatgatttacgttaaagatttttaagactatttatttatagtttttgagtggtttttgagaggatgatTCTTTTAGCAATATTTGAAAAGttttttttaggtttggtaaaacgttaaacaatttcatgttttgactatttcttttgatttcaaatactagttggttgtttattttaaaaattagtgcaaaaatattttatgtgtaTATGTTGAGTTCGGCCGAGATTATACAAGttctttcaaaaaaattattactttttaagtaaaacgaatagcagacgtttcatgTGCAGCAGCACCATTTCACCTTTTTTGAATTTTCTTGGCGTGATGCGCTTGTCGGGTGCTAGCTTTATACGCTCTAACTACACGTACTTCAGGTGTTGAGGCAGTGGTTTGAGGTCACGTGTCTGCTGTTCCTCAATGCTTAACTTCTGAGGGGTCAAGTCTCTTTGATCCCTCCAAATCCTCCAATTTCATCCTTACTGGATTATTTCATGGATGGTTGGCATCAAATTATACCACTCGTTCAGATTTTTCTTCATCAAGTTCATCCTCCTTCAATTCAATGGTGAGAGTGGCTTCCAATAGATCCTTCATAGAATCCTGCACCAAATGACACACCAGTGAATCCAAAGAATCAACTATAAATCAATCATTAGTGTGCAGCGTGTGCTTAAGAGCgttaaaaacattaaaagtgatttgtaaggtccaaaatgcgATAATGTAACCTAACTACATTCGAATCAAGGGAAAATGGAAAATGACGAATTAAagtgttttaattgcatgaattaaatatAGGGTGCATGCTTACATGTTTAAACTGCACATTTCGACACGAATGCATAAAGCTGTGTTTAAAATCTTATTCGAGACGCAATCGAGGAACGGAAACCGAAGGCTGAAAAAGGGAAAAtagttttattaaataattatttttaattatttaaaatatgatatatgctatatggTATTTTGAAAATTGggtgttttgaggtgattttatatgccgAGACGTATTTTTAAATAGTATTCGATTTTCgacgaaaatatgaactttttgagaactcggctaatattttcacgaactttcctaaacaaaatattttaaaaattacttaatgggcttaatgggcctagtATACCATATTAATAGGCCTAGACTTATACTAgcttttttaattaaaataaaagcatAAACCCTACCCCTCGACACCTCATAACTCACGCCCCAACCCCCACTAAAACACTAGGACTCCTCC
This Primulina eburnea isolate SZY01 chromosome 2, ASM2296580v1, whole genome shotgun sequence DNA region includes the following protein-coding sequences:
- the LOC140824269 gene encoding uncharacterized protein; the encoded protein is MARFFEQQLQQAPRPQHDMYDQFWRLGPKEFSGTTDPFAADTWIRALEVHFCYLNMGDADHVRCATYLFRDDASLWWEGAKHGVDIATFTWARFKDIFYEKYFTADVKGRLKREFMSLCQGDSNVSEFVKKFDRGCHFVPLIVRDAAEKLRHFMDGL